The Cryptomeria japonica chromosome 9, Sugi_1.0, whole genome shotgun sequence DNA segment TTTTGGCAATTTGGGGTTTGCTTTCGCCATCCTTCACTCGAGGATTTTAAACACTATAGCAAGTTTCCTACCACCAAGAATAATTTAATCCTCATCTTTCTTGGACATTAGAGTGGCATCAAAAGAAAGCTTACATCAGCATGAGCAAAAAGAGCACAATCCTAGATCTCGTGGTTGGAAGATTAACAACGAGACGTGTTGGGAAAATTAATATCGGTCACTTTCTAGAAAGGGAAAAGGTTCCACACTTGAATTCCACCTCTCTCTTTAAGTCTTTAGATCGATTTTAATAAAATTACTAAGATAATGACAAATGAGATGGCCCGAGAGTTTTAACAATTCAATCCCAAAAAGACTATAATGTGATAGAAAGGCTAGGAAACTACAACCAACCCATCACATTAAGATATCCCTACTCTGAAAGCTAAAGTAATAGGAACACCAAGACAGAGCCACTACACATAAATTGACAACATGATTTTGACAGTAGCATTGACAAATGCTAAGACTCAACAACACAAATTTTTAAAAAAGCAATTGGTTATTATGGATATCATTGAGCTTTGCGTCACACAGCTCCAAAGCATATTAAGCTCAAATGGTTAATGATTGTTCAAACGAGATTTGTCCACCCTATTAAGCTATCAAACTATTTTTTCATACCATTTGCAAACAAAATCAAGGCCGTTAGAAGAAAAGAGCACATGTAGTTCTGGGCCATACTTAAAAGTAATTTTCCCAAACTGCAAACTAAATGTCAGTTTTTAATGCTGAGATATCCTAGAATGACCTCAAAGAAAAGCAGTATCAATAGGGCAAGACAGGACACAGCATATTCATACAAAATCCTAAGAGGGATATACTTCAACAATAGAATCATAGGTTCCCAGCTTTTGCTACATTAGAGGAAAATCAAGGAAATTTATATCAGAGAAAAAACATGATGAAATCACAATAACCAGCACAGATCTTGCATGAACTCTGCAGTTAATATAAAACTTGGAAGTTCAAACTAAGATGTTAAAATCTTAGTGATCCTCTCAACTACAACATCCTCAAATTATGATGACCTGGACAATTTTTCAAGGGCGAATGTTGCTTTAGACTTATATCTGTAACCGTGTCAGGATATACCAATCGCTCATGTTTCCTAGAAACAAAAAGAAGCTGAAATAACATGCAAAAAATTGAACTTAGACAGAACCCATTAAAAGGAGGAAGGTCATTATTAAGCAAGTAAAATTTATTCTAGGAGACTTCATTTGATTCACTACTATGAGATTACATGTGTATGCCCTTTTAACATATGAAAATCATTCTGATACAAACCTTTGAAAATTTGACCATTGATACACTGATATCCTAAAATCATTTCTCTCTTGGCTATTTCTCTTGTGATTAAGAATGAAGCTATGAATAGAATTGTTCCTGCTCTATATGTTGCTTTCACTACAAACTGACTAACTTTGCAGGACAAGAGTCTTATTCAGAATCATATCATCCACTGAAAAGTCAGGTTCCTTTCGGAATTTGCCTCTACCAAAATCTAGATTGTAGGAATCAGCAAGACCTTCCACAAGGCCAAACTCTGGCTTCCAACCGAGATCTCTTTGAGCTTTCTCTATGGATGTAAAGAAATGCTGCACATGAATGGTTATATTAGTCCATTAATACTGAGATTGGCATTAGTCCTGAGCTTGCAAATCAGAAAGCCAAGAAACATTGACTATTTTGTCCACAAATGTTAAAATTTAACCTGTTGAATTTGGATTTAAACTTGTGGGATTTGATCCCCACATTTTTTTCCCAGGTAAGGGAACCCACTTAGCACACAAGCATTTCACCTTCTAAGCTCTTTTCCCATTGTCAAAGCATCCAGAGCATATAATACCTTATAAGTCCCCATGTTTCACAATTCTTACCAATGTAGGATTGACTCATTATTGACAAGCCAAATGTGTTTTTCTGTCAAGTAATTTAACTGTAAACTCACCTGATCTCGAAGAGGGAAAGACTTTTTCTTTCCAAAATCAAATTCCTTTGGGTTGAAATGGATGATCTCAGGTTTAGGAAAACCAGCAGCCTGAAGAAAAGAACAATCACAAATAAAAGCCAAACCTAAGCATATATTTTCAATCAAATGCTGCCAACTTGAAACTTAATGGATGAAATTAATGAAACACATCATTAGTTACCTTTGCGCATGCTTTGACTATACCACCAAATGTGACATATTTAGATCCAGAAATATTGTAGACTTGCTTGTAAGCTTTCTCATTCCCAAGAACCATCAAGAAAGCTCTGGCTAAATCCTAAGGcgaaaaaacaaaaaatgatttatttaacaaTAAAAGCACATGCAATTCAATTTAGATTACAGAACTTATTCAGATATATGTTGCAATCAACAAACGAGTGATGGTCAACAATTGCGGACCTTAACATGGCCTAGTTGAGTAATTTGAAGACCAGAGTTTGGAACTGGGATTGGTCGCCCCGCCTTTAGGCGGTGGAAGAACCATTCCTCAACAGGATTATAATTAAGTGGTCCATAAATATAAACTGGTCGTAAAGATGTCcaattgattcctcttttggaaaACAAATTCTCTGTATCAAGCTTTCCCTTGTGTCTGCTTTTAGGGTCAACTGCATCAATCTGTAGGGGGCATTTGAAAATGGCAATAATTCTATTGCTATTAGAAACATCAAGCTTCTGCAATCCATAATGTAGATAAGAAAAGAATCCAAGAAAAATTGCATAAATACAAGAATATTTTTTAAGAATTAATAATAGATATTGCATTTATGCAAATTTTCCTGAAGCTTGTTTCTTACAAATTATATTGCTCTTAAGACATGTAATGATGATTTATTCGAAACCTTTGTAACCAAGCAACTCAGGTTACAAAAGTTGGAAGGAAATGTCTACTTCATGAATCACCTCAAAATGTGGGAGCATATCAGATTTGAGATAAACTCCAGCAGAAGAGCAATAAATGTACCTGCAGTGAAGAATATTGGATAATGAGGCATCATGCAATGATATACTGGCTGCATACAGAAGATCTCTAAACTTgaaacatagaaaaatatacatactgcTCAAGATTTGGCAAAGCATCCAAGATAGGTTCAGCTTCAACTGCCTCTCTTCCTGttcaatgaaaatcccaaacaatacTTCTTTAGAGGAACCTGTTCCTCAATACAATCTGTTTAAGCTAATCAGCACTAGAAACTACGAAAATAATGTTAAAGGAAAAGTCAAATCTCTATTTCACACACTTCTTGGTTCACTAGTCATCAACAAAAGATTGTTCTTCTTTTATGGCAACGTTAAGAGAATGGTCATTAGCAAAACTCTTTCATAAAATCGACAGTAAAACGGATGTTAAGTTCTCAGAGAAAATTACTGATCAATCTTTGAATGGTCTCAGAAGACAATTACAAAATATTTAACTAATGACTGCCAACTTGATAAAAAAGCTTATTTATAACAGTGGCTTACGCAGTTCATGCTCTGCCTAGTTTCATGTGACTTCAggttccacatacaaataactaggttaatataaaaaaattagtaTGCAAAAAATTCACACAAAGATAGCATTAAGGAACACATAATAACCTAACAAAACAATCACAACCTAATTAGTGGAAGAACTTACCATTTATATCATAAACAATCTCAAAACCAGACCCTGAAAGCTTGGTCTTCACAAATTCGAAGTCCTGACGATCTCCTTTAATGTGCAACACCTAAACATAGATAGAGCACCCACTCAATGTGCTTGAGGTGGTTTCAACAAGACTAATATTTATTTAAGAACATCTCATAGAGTAGTGCTCATTAGAGTTTAGAGAGATAAAATGCAAATCCGCTTTTATGAAATGCTGTCATTACTCTATCAATACAATCATCTCTACTCCACCAAAAAATAAAGGCACAAAGCAGCCAAATTCATACTCATACTTTTGAAGAAAATTCGGCATATTCTTGATCTGACTCCCCTTCAAGTTGTTGTGTGATTGGGGCTTTGCCACGAGTAAATAAAGTTACCTGCCAATGAAGAAGACAACAAATGTTACGTCTGAACACAGACATCAAATGAATGTCAATAGCATTTTAGtccaaaaacttagaaaacttgAACCTCTCAATGTAGAAAATAAATCTTTGACTCCTAAGTTAAAAAAATAGCAAAAGCTCCAGAAAAAATGGACCATGTACGGAACACATGAGAATCGAATCAATGTCCTTGAGTGTTGGTGCTCTAGGTTACTCCCCCTCTGACTCTAGAAGATCATCGATACACAATTCCCAGAGAATATCAAATCAGTGCATCAGACAAGGTTCATGATCAAGATACAGATGCATCTGGGTCTTTGACAAAGGCAGGTAAGTCTCCACACTTCTGGCTCTGCAAATCCAAGGGGGGCTCCTTGAGATCCAACAGGACAATTAAAGAGAAATAAGAAGGAACAAGGTCACAGGTTAGCTACACCCTTTCAAGATTATAACACTCTTACTTGTTACTAAGTATCCTTCACAGTGGCTTACTAGTAGACCTGAGATCTCCAAACAGCAGGTAGACCACTCAAAGAAAGCAAGGTTCAACTCTAGTGATATTCTCTGGGATGGCTCTCTATGGACATCAAATACAATCTCCCAAGAGCACTTGCATTCTAAGAAGAACATCTAAACCTAATACTACTACAACTAAAGATGTTTACATATTTTATCATTTCGTCAATTTGTCTTCTTGAGACTGGTGCCTTAATCATTAGTGACAGTCAAAGGCTAACAGGCTGTGCAGGGAAGTGTTGTAactttataaatccaatcttgttAGAATCTACCCAAGAATTCATTTACTCTAGCTGCAGATTCATCCTAGACAGCATTAAACCAGGCATCCAATCAACTCTAGCTGAAAATAGTTATCTACACTTTAACCGAAGCTGGTGAAGAAGAGAATGCCATAGAAATCCCACCAGACTAGCTGAGTTTTGACTTTGAACCATACCCAAAAATGAAAGAGACATCAGATATAGGGAAATTACTTAAGTCATCCATGAATCAATCCATTATATCCCTCATATTAGTCTAAAAAGGTTGTTATATTCAGTTACTAGATATTCATTTGCCAGGGACACACTCCTAATACCAAAAAACACGAGATCGGCAAATGTAATCCTATTAGTGCTAAAACGGTCTAACTCCCAGAGATGCAGTGTTAACCATGGAGAACTTTCTATTGAGCGATTTCCCGATTATTAACCCTTCACAGAATTACAAACAAAAAACTCTACTTGCTGCCAAACTAAAGTATGCAGTGTTTGACACCAGTCCATACAAGAGATACCCGGTTGCAAAAGAAGCCAAAAAGATCAGACCTAAGTCAAGAGGCCATAAAGCAAAAGGGTCAAAAACCCCATAGTTAGAGCAGGGAACTAATATCTATAGCAAAGAAAGCTACGTTCATTCAAATGGGTGAATGACACTTGTCCTCCTGTCACATATCTCAAGTGTGGAATTCCCTGACCTACAACTCATTTCAATCATAATTAATCCCAGTATGCCCCTCAGAATAAGTGAAACAAAAGAGTCTTCACCCAGCCCATACCACCATAAATGACTTGGGCAACCAGGAAATCTGAGAAATCCATCAATTTGATCATCCTAACATACAGCATCAGTTTAGTTATTGCTTGCACTTTTGGGGAAATGACTTGAGTTGCTCAAATATCACTTAGCAGAGCATTTATTCCAAGATGTACCCATGGCATGCTGGGATTGGCCAAATTATGGTACGACTCATCTAGCTCAAGACTGCAATCCCCCAATATCCCTTGGCATTCATTTGAACAGACCTCCTCTTAACAGCAGGAGCACTGTTCCTCATTCATGTCAGGTTGACCCATAAAATCAGCTTCCAAATTTGCTGCATGCAGTTAACACCTACAGGCAAAGACACAAAGAAAAAGAAGTCTTCCCAAGAATTATCAGAGAAATGGAATGAACAATACAAACTCCCAGGAAAGCAATGGTTGAGATCACCCATGAGGAGAACCAATGGCACACGATGCACCATGCCTCTGCCCATAATGCACCAGGGAGACATAAGCATGTTCCTTCAGTACCTTTCAAAGTACCAATGACTCACCAGATTTGCCACATGGCATGTCCTTGCCACCTTGTGGAATACCTCAAAAACATGGCAGGCCCACCAAACCAATCCTCAAATGTTCGGGTATTAACCCAGGGTTGCCACCTAGAAGCCACTGAATTGAAGCTAACCAAAGAATAATAGTAATTGCCTATGTCACAAGGTTTGTGTTCAGAAAAGATACGGATAAGGTTTGACAAAAATAAAATTTGCCAAAAAAATTTGTGATTAAATTCAGAATATATAAATCTAAtttcaatattttaattattatattaagttTTTAACATTttgttaaatatttaaaatattaaaaatattaaataaatttaaacattatAACTGTAATAAATGTattaataattgaaaatataaaatattttttttaagttatttaattttataaaaaataaaataaaaacaaaataaagacaAGCTATATTGTAAAAATTTGACCTCAAGACAAATTATGCAGAATAAAaacaagagaaaaaaaagaaagcaTCTCAACGCTCACCTCAATGCTAAGCTCACATTGTACATGAATGAGATCCAACATCCACAAACCACAAATACAATAGTCTTGCTACGTGCACCTGTCTCACCTTTGCCACCGTCAATCCACACCAATGCCAAACTCGTGATAGGCTcaacaataagcacaacagtttggAGCTTACACTTTACAACAATGAGCACCCAGCACTTCACTTTTTAATTGTATTTTACTAAAAAGGATCCAAGCCCTTTGCCTTACAAATTCATGGCATACTAAAACAATTTTTTTAGGTTTTCTTTAAGTTCACCGGATTTCAAACTTCATGTATTAAATTTGGCACACCCTATGACATAGGTTATCACATAATTCATGCTACCATGAACCCCATAAAACATCTTGGAGGTAACTTAGTAGAAATAGAGTCCAGACTAGGAATTAACCTAGTTGCATAAAAATGCATTTGTCCTCAATCAAAGCAAGAAAGTATGAAATTTGCACCAAGGTGGTGAGAGGAAAATTTCAACCCAAACCCATTAGTTAATGAGACATGAAATCATTTCAGATCCATTCATCTTCATTTCAAGATATCCAAAAACAATCAACGACTATCACACTACCACCAAAGGAACCTGAGTGTACAATCATTACAAAGCTACCTTGAGGATGTCACTACCACACAAACCTTGCCACATCACTAGTAAGCCCCAGTCATTATAGACATCACCTTGGGAATAAACCGGAAAACATAAATATTTTGGCATGGAAACCCCTTAGAGTCACTAGATGCCAAAAATTTTGATTATGGGTGCCAAGCTTCTCTCAAATCTAAACTAAAATATAACTTGGCATAATTGAGGTTCAAGTCGAGATCAATTTTACCTTCTAACTAAAATACTTGGATTCCATAGTCATCATAATACCATATGCAAATCCTAGAATTAACCACACATTAATGTCCCTTTGGGCTCAAAATGTCTTAGAGCATGAAAATGATAAAGTCAAGCAATCTTTGGTGTGAAGAAGCACTAGCTTTGAAGCCAGATAGACTTGAGCCTAGCACCATTTTGGGTTTTCCTTTGATTAGGCTTCTCATATTTGAAAGAATAGAAAATCTAGATGCGATCAATCAATGCAAAACTACATTTAAAACCACTTGTGGTCCATTCTTATTCGGAACAAAAACCCCAAGGTGGCCAACTTTTGTGTGAAAAACATCCTAACCCAACGGTTAATCAATTCTTGACCTTCACATCCAATGAAACAAACAACTTTTAGAAGAAAGGAAACCTCTTATCCCTCCAACCCCCCAAGATAACAACACCTAGGAAGATCCCACACCACCAAAAAATACAAGGCTCTTGAGATTGAAACACTTGGCAACTTCAAATGATCTTAGAGAAACATTACAAAGGCCTAAATCAACTAAGGCATGTAAAGAACGTGTGTGAAATCGTCATTCCTAATTTCCAAATACTTAAAACTAGGAGTAAATGAAATGTAGAGACGAAGAGGTTCTTCCAACCTAGTTATAATTGGAAGTCGTGACTAGACAAAGGAAAACAATGCCAAGGATGAAGTGAGACAAAAGCAACATATGATCTTCATATTAAAATAGAATTATAGGAAAAGAAACCAAACAAAGCATCCGGATTGTGGGCTTACAAAGGCTTGAAACTCGAAAGAGGAGATAAAGTAGAAGCacaaacaaacacatgaacatcaaTCCAATTGCAAAGGAACACCAAGACCATAACAAAGGTTGATACAAGGAAAAGCACAACATGGCTTCATTAAGAAAGGTCAAGGTTAGATAAGAATGGAACCCAagcaaagcaaaaaaacaaaaaccaaGGCAAATGAGCCATGATTCATCAAGGGCAATAAATCGTTCAATAGTGGCTTTGGTTGGGGATGCGTGACCCTTGCAAGCATGATGAAAATCTAGAAAACCTTCAAGAATGCAATCCAAGACAAATGAAGTTAGGTGAGCATGAGTATATAGGAATGTACAAAACCTAAGCTAAGACATCACAAATTATATAGAGATAAACAAACCTAAGACATAGAGCAACAAAGAAAACATGGAAATTTAGAAGTGCAAAGTAGAAACATGACATATGTAGATCAATGCTTTATGTGCCCACAAGAGAGCAACTCCAAGAGTTCATCATCCAATCTATGCAAGTAAAGGGTTCCCCCCCACAACAATTTCTTTTGGCAAATTAAGGCTTGCTCTCATCCCAAACAATATTCTCATAGGACTAGCTTTTTCCAATTTGCTATGCATGCATCTCCAAGTATTGGAACAACTAGATCCCAATCAACTAGTATCTCCAAAAGCTCACTATCAAGAAAACTCAAGAGGACCCCtactttaaaccattctcttggaTGTGTCCCAACATGGCACACAAAGATCTTCAACATCAAACTTTTCAAGCTTAAGATCATTACCTATATTTTAGGAAAATATCTCATATTCACACAAAACAACAAAATTCACTAGGGTAAGTGTTATCACAAAatcttgcacccttgttgagctatcaactcaacaaccttgtgaaacatggaaacaaccccgaagtgtgggaccttgcgcaagggggttgaatctccggagacgGCCGGATTCCTTCTCactccaggtgcaggtgttgaaccaactcaacacttcaaaacttactactaagcctatcctaacaacttgcaaaaGTAAAAGGATgagagaattgcttgaaataaaaagagctgatgcaccaagaagagattgtttctctccctaccaaATGGCACAAGGAAATTAACTAAaaaacccaagagatgcacaacttcaattgcataagtgacccaaacgcatgtatggaggttagaatttgctaagtgtcaagaggggagaaggattcccacaagtcacactcagaaaacaagttaacacagcatagatggagagaaaagccacaagacatacacctataatgaaggtaagaaagcatacacagcATACATAGGTTAGAaggaggcaagaatggtgattttcaattaatcataaggccaaaagccaatcttccagttgcaaaaatgcaaaaataattacaagtctttaagagaagagaagagcacaAGAAAGCTCAAGCcaatagggagagaaccctttataaTGAAGCTTAaaagccttatatagaaaaatgggttacaatggtgatcatgacccttgcatgtcagtctggaagtgcaaggaagtgcatgcacttgacttgtacatgcaagcaacctagccataccaccAAAGGGCAATCCTGAGAAGATgaattgactgaccttccaaagtcagacatgatataagtcacccagcatggccccgtacctcccctGATGGAAACCCTGCcaaaacatttaatgcacccttgtggctccacaaaagaaagtgcacaagtcaccaaaactgtcggagcattaaaggccttgagtgttgatcacgccatccggaagtgtcgctAGTCGGAAAGAAGCCCGGAGACTTCGGAAGCTcggactcccgaagtgaggaagacaggggaaggagcaaggaacttcggaacctcggggttctggagttccaagatagagagaggaagagaaggaaaggaacttcggaacctcgaggttccagagttccagaggaactagggagagaaggcaaaaggggaaggaacttcggaacctcggggttccgaagttccggggaaCTGCTCAAagaaacttcggaaccttggggttccggagttccgggatagagagggaaagggttaaagagagaaggggaacctcggaacctcggggttccggagttctgagcaaaggagaagcttaagagaagaacgaaggaaaggaaggctaggaacttcagaacctcggggttccggagtttcgaagagggaaggagaaaagggacaaggaacttcggaacctcggggtttcggagtttcgggggaaaagagagaaaggctaaggagaggaggggctaagctagggaaagaacttcggaacctcggggttccggagttccggagaaggaaagaaagcggctaaggcaaagaacttcgcgaggttccggagttccagaaaaggaagaaggaaagagacaagggcaaagagaaaagaacctcagaacctcggggttccagagttctggggaagaagaaaaggccaaggaAGGAACTTCCTCCgaacaaggcaacacttcacacttcatgattcttctcacCCTGATCAACTGGGGCCACGCTGGTCCAttgaacatatctctgatcggttctcactgatggaccaagggtgtcctAAAATGACAACAATAAGTATCAAAATGGAAAGAGTCAAATAGGAAAATGAAATTACGATGGGTACTACAAATATTAAGACCATCAAGAACaaacaagaaatcatcaaaattcCTTGACAGAGTCAATATCTTCACCAAAATGGAACATTTCAGTATCCACCTCTTGAAGACCTTCAATTAGAATATCAAAATTAACCTCTACCCATGAGTATGATTACCTAGATTCAAATGGTTGGCATGTAGGTTGTGTCATACTTCAGATTAATCAGACAAAGACATGGATAGAGTAATGGCTACATCATTAGCATTTGAGAAAATGACAATTTCATCATATTGTTGACGATTTCATCATATTGTTGCACCACATTGATCCCTTGCTAATGGACTACACAATCTCTTTCAACTCAACTTCCACCGCCACCAACTATTCTTTCTTCTTCTACACAACTTGGCCTTTCCTTTCCCTATTTGCACTAAAGACGTGGCATTTGACATTGCCCCTAAGACGCTTGATTAGAGGATTTTCTTACTTCAAGCATTACAACTTGTGAAGATAAATCACAAAACCCTTTGTTTTCCTTGATTACATTAGTATCTAGATCAAAGTTTAATCCTAAATGATATGAGTACATAGGAATATTGTTCACCATTTTTTAAAAGGGCTCTTAATAATCCTATTCAATTCTCAATC contains these protein-coding regions:
- the LOC131073163 gene encoding chloroplast stem-loop binding protein of 41 kDa b, chloroplastic — encoded protein: MATMSILNQQHYQFTAITKAFSNGKRPSSLSGIPFPSNGLRLDNHSHQFKAYRLSSNFRRSVRVTAMSSSASPKRILVMGGTRFIGIYLSRLLVEAGHEVTLFTRGKAPITQQLEGESDQEYAEFSSKVLHIKGDRQDFEFVKTKLSGSGFEIVYDINGREAVEAEPILDALPNLEQYIYCSSAGVYLKSDMLPHFEIDAVDPKSRHKGKLDTENLFSKRGINWTSLRPVYIYGPLNYNPVEEWFFHRLKAGRPIPVPNSGLQITQLGHVKDLARAFLMVLGNEKAYKQVYNISGSKYVTFGGIVKACAKAAGFPKPEIIHFNPKEFDFGKKKSFPLRDQHFFTSIEKAQRDLGWKPEFGLVEGLADSYNLDFGRGKFRKEPDFSVDDMILNKTLVLQS